One stretch of Candidatus Hydrogenedentota bacterium DNA includes these proteins:
- a CDS encoding DUF1298 domain-containing protein, which yields MPRERLSPLDASFLYLDGEVACNQGVGYNLVDGPISFDRVIEDMRRKVRYVDRLRQCAVFSPFNLFHPTWEFDPEFDIRNHVTHTVIEPAGDAAQFRDTIARIFRTKLDRAHPLWAVHVINGAPGGRAAYIVVIHHCVSDGIGFAKLAMAFYDADRELRLAPYDPPREKHWPTPVMRIAHGLIDAIKAAPAAIVELCRGVSMLLHGLLREQGAAARTMLRQYREASSIRFAFNAPLSGEAGFSFAKFRLEDISCIRAMLGGTLNDVLLAVVGAALHRYAVRHAINCEGRYLRVLVPSNVRTPETQNNFGNFVSMAPVLVPLGSMPARERLAAVSAYTKDMKDCGLARQVSLGIALSQRLLTPPVSYLAHRLFSSLWMQRRRAKSTRMPRFNLVVTNVPGSPEPSYVAGHELRDVFVLVPLLASVGLCCGALSHNGTLYVSFSGDKSTAPDVDVLSEYMVEAFAELMAEGPVAGAEKIVIAQAR from the coding sequence ATGCCCCGGGAACGGCTATCACCGCTGGATGCGTCCTTTCTGTATCTGGATGGGGAAGTCGCGTGCAATCAGGGCGTCGGATACAACCTCGTCGATGGTCCGATCAGTTTTGACCGTGTCATCGAAGACATGCGGCGCAAGGTGCGCTACGTCGACCGGCTGCGGCAGTGCGCCGTGTTTTCGCCATTCAATCTTTTTCATCCCACGTGGGAATTCGATCCCGAGTTCGATATCCGCAATCACGTGACGCATACGGTCATTGAGCCGGCAGGGGACGCGGCGCAGTTCCGGGACACGATCGCGCGGATTTTCCGAACGAAGCTGGATCGCGCACACCCGTTGTGGGCCGTACACGTTATCAACGGCGCACCAGGCGGGCGGGCGGCGTATATCGTCGTAATCCATCATTGCGTATCCGACGGCATTGGATTCGCGAAATTGGCGATGGCGTTCTATGACGCGGACAGGGAGCTTCGCCTGGCCCCCTATGATCCACCGAGGGAGAAGCATTGGCCAACCCCGGTAATGCGCATCGCGCATGGCCTCATCGATGCGATAAAAGCCGCGCCTGCTGCGATTGTGGAATTGTGCCGGGGCGTATCGATGTTGTTGCATGGCCTCCTGCGCGAGCAGGGCGCGGCGGCGCGGACGATGCTGCGTCAATACAGGGAAGCGTCGAGTATTCGCTTCGCGTTCAATGCCCCGCTCTCCGGCGAAGCCGGGTTCTCATTTGCGAAATTCCGGCTCGAAGATATTTCATGCATTCGAGCGATGCTGGGCGGGACCTTGAATGACGTGCTGCTGGCCGTGGTTGGCGCGGCGCTGCACCGGTACGCCGTTCGGCACGCGATCAATTGCGAGGGCCGCTATCTGCGCGTCCTGGTTCCGAGCAACGTTCGCACGCCGGAGACGCAGAACAATTTCGGCAACTTCGTGTCGATGGCGCCGGTGCTCGTCCCGCTGGGCAGTATGCCGGCGCGCGAGCGTCTTGCAGCGGTGAGTGCGTACACCAAGGACATGAAGGACTGTGGACTTGCGCGACAGGTGAGCCTGGGCATTGCCTTGTCGCAACGCCTTCTCACACCGCCCGTTTCGTACCTCGCCCACCGATTATTTTCGTCGCTCTGGATGCAGCGGCGGCGGGCGAAGTCAACGCGCATGCCGCGGTTTAATTTGGTGGTGACTAACGTCCCGGGATCGCCGGAACCCAGCTATGTCGCCGGGCACGAGTTACGGGACGTCTTTGTCTTGGTGCCCTTGTTGGCGTCAGTCGGACTGTGCTGCGGGGCGTTGTCGCACAATGGCACGCTGTACGTTTCGTTTTCGGGCGACAAGTCGACCGCGCCGGATGTCGACGTGCTCTCCGAATATATGGTAGAGGCCTTTGCCGAGCTGATGGCGGAGGGGCCTGTGGCTGGCGCGGAGAAGATTGTTATCGCGCAAGCGCGGTGA
- a CDS encoding exo-alpha-sialidase translates to MPTRRADRSPGEFLRTVEAAGGRVDFVFADERPFKECHASTLVEAGDGALLCAWFGGDKEKADNVAIWMSRFKNKTWAMPVKVAKVNETAHWNPVLFRDPANGTYLFFKVGREIPFWETNWMQTKDDGHTWSEARELVAHDQGGRGPVRSKPIILHDKSWLAGASTEYKGWNAFADRSQDGGRTWVRSADWQIDKTVIAGDGAIQPTLWESSPGHVHAFVRTAAGFIGRVDSADGGRTWSPVHKTDLPNNNSGIDVLKLDDGKLVLIYNPVGKSWGSRSPLNLALSSDNGATWTDLAALEDEPEMEFSYPAVVRTKNGIAVSYTWKRERVRVWQIPLTALAR, encoded by the coding sequence ATCCCCACCCGCCGGGCGGACCGTTCACCCGGGGAGTTTCTACGCACGGTAGAGGCCGCCGGCGGACGTGTGGACTTCGTCTTTGCCGATGAACGCCCGTTCAAGGAATGTCATGCGTCGACCTTGGTGGAAGCGGGCGACGGCGCGTTGCTTTGCGCGTGGTTCGGTGGGGACAAGGAAAAAGCCGACAACGTGGCAATCTGGATGTCGCGCTTCAAGAACAAGACGTGGGCTATGCCGGTCAAGGTTGCCAAGGTGAACGAAACCGCCCATTGGAACCCGGTCCTTTTTCGCGACCCGGCGAACGGCACGTACCTGTTCTTCAAGGTTGGCCGTGAGATTCCGTTCTGGGAAACCAACTGGATGCAAACGAAAGACGACGGCCACACGTGGAGCGAGGCCCGGGAACTCGTCGCGCATGACCAAGGCGGGCGCGGGCCGGTACGCAGCAAGCCGATCATTCTGCACGATAAGAGTTGGCTTGCCGGCGCCTCGACCGAGTACAAGGGTTGGAACGCGTTCGCCGACCGGTCGCAGGACGGCGGGCGCACGTGGGTGCGCAGCGCCGATTGGCAGATAGACAAAACCGTTATCGCCGGCGACGGCGCGATACAGCCGACGCTGTGGGAATCTTCGCCGGGCCACGTGCATGCATTCGTGCGCACAGCGGCAGGGTTTATCGGGCGAGTCGATTCGGCGGATGGCGGCCGCACATGGTCGCCGGTTCACAAGACCGATCTTCCGAACAATAATAGCGGAATCGACGTCCTGAAGCTGGACGACGGGAAACTGGTGCTCATCTACAATCCCGTCGGTAAGAGCTGGGGTAGCCGCTCGCCACTGAACCTCGCACTGTCGTCGGACAATGGCGCGACTTGGACCGACCTCGCCGCCCTCGAGGACGAGCCGGAAATGGAGTTTTCGTACCCCGCCGTTGTCCGCACCAAGAATGGTATCGCGGTCTCGTACACCTGGAAGCGCGAACGCGTCCGCGTTTGGCAAATCCCCCTCACCGCGCTTGCGCGATAA
- the hflX gene encoding GTPase HflX, producing the protein MQRPPVSEAAVLVRLVLPGDDPAEVDESLEEMRRLAWTAGAEVACTIVQRRAVPCPATLIGAGKVEQIRAAVGELEADLVIFDSELSPTQGSKLQKSLGVKVVDRTQLILDIFAQRARTNEGKHQVELAQLQYILPRLTGRGVEMARLGGGIGTRGPGEQKLEVDRRVIRKRIDRLRAELGEIRKHRQVQRKRRTEGAIGTVALVGYTNAGKSSLLNALTQAGVFVEDKLFATLDPTSRRCSLPGGGQIVITDTVGFIRKLPHGLVAAFRATLEEVNEADLILLVADVSHEGVDDQVSAVRSVLEEIDAHGKPMIRVYNKVDAAGEDTVREKLNLPGESCAVSALTREGLGDLLNRIERYFATARTRVTLRIPQNEANVAARVYEWGRVFERSYEENFILIDAELGAPQLGALKAYVVDDDPERGN; encoded by the coding sequence ATCCAACGACCGCCTGTCTCCGAGGCGGCGGTTTTGGTGCGCCTTGTGCTGCCGGGTGATGACCCCGCGGAGGTGGACGAATCGCTGGAGGAGATGCGCCGGTTGGCGTGGACGGCCGGCGCGGAAGTCGCATGCACCATCGTACAGCGGCGGGCGGTTCCCTGTCCGGCCACGCTGATTGGCGCGGGAAAAGTAGAGCAGATTCGCGCGGCCGTGGGCGAGCTGGAAGCGGACTTGGTGATATTCGATTCGGAGCTGTCGCCAACGCAGGGTTCAAAGCTACAGAAGTCCTTGGGCGTGAAGGTGGTGGACCGCACTCAACTCATCCTCGACATCTTCGCGCAGCGCGCGCGTACGAACGAAGGCAAGCACCAAGTCGAACTTGCGCAGCTTCAATACATCCTGCCGCGGCTGACCGGGCGCGGCGTCGAAATGGCACGGCTCGGCGGCGGTATTGGAACGCGGGGTCCCGGTGAACAGAAGTTGGAAGTGGATCGCCGCGTCATTCGCAAGCGGATAGATCGGCTTCGTGCCGAACTGGGCGAGATCCGCAAGCACCGGCAGGTGCAGCGCAAACGTCGAACCGAGGGGGCCATCGGCACGGTCGCGTTGGTTGGTTACACGAATGCCGGAAAGTCGTCGCTCCTCAACGCGCTGACGCAGGCGGGCGTATTCGTCGAAGACAAGTTGTTCGCTACGCTCGACCCGACGAGCAGGCGCTGTTCGTTGCCTGGCGGCGGGCAGATAGTCATTACCGATACTGTCGGGTTTATTCGAAAACTGCCGCACGGACTCGTAGCAGCGTTTCGCGCGACATTGGAAGAAGTGAACGAAGCCGATCTGATTCTGCTGGTCGCGGACGTATCCCACGAAGGTGTTGACGATCAGGTCAGCGCGGTGAGGAGTGTGCTGGAAGAAATCGATGCGCACGGCAAGCCCATGATTCGGGTCTACAACAAGGTTGACGCGGCGGGCGAAGACACTGTTCGCGAGAAGCTGAACCTGCCGGGCGAATCGTGCGCAGTTTCTGCGTTGACGCGCGAGGGGCTGGGCGACCTGCTCAATCGGATCGAGCGCTACTTTGCCACCGCGCGGACGCGAGTTACTTTGCGCATCCCACAGAACGAGGCTAACGTGGCCGCGCGGGTGTACGAATGGGGACGGGTATTCGAGCGCTCGTACGAGGAAAACTTCATCTTGATCGATGCCGAGCTTGGAGCGCCGCAGTTGGGCGCGTTGAAGGCCTACGTGGTCGATGACGACCCGGAACGCGGGAATTGA
- a CDS encoding NUDIX hydrolase encodes MLARKVALMENAQPAQASPKPRIRVAAIILRGDELLLVRHVKGGRSYWLLPGGGIEFGEPLAEALKRELREEATIEIAVGDLVIVNDTIPPDRSRHTINLCFTAHVTRGEIACGVDPRVVEVRYVPVDELSSLTFYPDIRAELIPAIRAGFPRKAMYLGNFWKD; translated from the coding sequence ATGCTGGCGCGGAAGGTGGCATTAATGGAGAACGCGCAGCCCGCGCAGGCGAGTCCGAAGCCGCGCATCCGCGTTGCGGCGATTATCCTGCGCGGTGACGAACTGTTGCTCGTGCGCCACGTGAAGGGTGGCAGGTCCTACTGGCTGCTGCCGGGCGGCGGCATCGAATTTGGCGAACCGCTGGCGGAAGCGCTCAAACGCGAATTGCGGGAAGAGGCGACGATTGAGATTGCAGTGGGGGACCTGGTGATAGTGAACGATACAATTCCGCCGGATCGTTCGCGTCACACGATAAATCTTTGTTTTACGGCGCACGTGACGCGCGGGGAAATAGCGTGCGGGGTCGATCCGCGCGTCGTGGAAGTGCGCTACGTGCCGGTCGATGAACTGTCGTCGCTGACGTTCTATCCCGACATTCGCGCCGAACTCATTCCCGCGATTCGCGCGGGATTTCCGCGCAAGGCGATGTACCTGGGCAATTTCTGGAAGGACTGA
- a CDS encoding radical SAM protein, with protein MRVAFLNPMFGKDFTKSARWFARSRGRVQRHPDYFCTAAGVVEAAGHDIHFLDAQAKNMPTDTAIQRLKSFAPDMVVYQATTPSIDADIESARACKEALGGLHVMIGPHVTAEPEDTLRLANGALDAVAIAEYDYTIRDLADGAAIRDCAGLAWMDGSQYICNPSRPYIENLDELAFPAWKHIDIHDYRDFGKLFPFLTLISGRGCRAKCTFCQLPQVMNGHSYRTRSVDNVCDEIEYDMKLFPNLKEIMFEDDTLTMRSSQDRLVELCEAMIRRNLGISWSANARVDVNDLEVLKLMKRSGCRWLCVGFEFGDQQVLNNVKKGATIAQMHRFAHNAHKAGIRVHGCFMFGGPGETIETARKTLDLSRQLPIDTAQFTAVVAYPGTTYYRWAQENGYLKQTRWRDWVDDNFEQRSTQELPGLTAEQINAFIDEGLRSFYLRPGQMWRMLRNIQNMADLRAKLHGVRSFVDYFGNKEKAYVGFVGNN; from the coding sequence ATGCGGGTCGCATTCCTGAATCCGATGTTCGGCAAGGACTTCACGAAGTCCGCGCGGTGGTTCGCGCGGTCGCGCGGGCGCGTGCAGCGCCATCCTGACTATTTCTGTACGGCCGCGGGCGTCGTCGAAGCAGCGGGACACGACATCCATTTTCTCGATGCGCAGGCTAAGAACATGCCGACGGACACCGCAATCCAGAGGTTGAAATCGTTCGCCCCGGACATGGTTGTGTACCAGGCGACGACGCCTTCGATCGACGCAGACATCGAGTCCGCACGGGCGTGCAAGGAAGCGCTGGGCGGACTGCACGTGATGATCGGCCCGCACGTAACCGCCGAACCGGAAGACACGTTGCGGCTCGCGAACGGGGCGTTGGACGCGGTGGCCATCGCCGAGTATGACTATACGATTCGCGATCTGGCCGACGGGGCCGCGATAAGGGACTGCGCGGGCCTCGCGTGGATGGACGGCTCGCAGTACATCTGTAACCCAAGCCGGCCGTATATCGAGAACTTGGATGAACTCGCGTTTCCGGCGTGGAAGCACATCGACATCCATGACTACCGCGACTTCGGCAAGCTCTTCCCGTTTCTGACGCTTATCAGCGGGCGCGGGTGCCGCGCGAAGTGCACATTCTGCCAATTGCCGCAGGTAATGAACGGGCACAGCTATCGTACGCGAAGCGTTGACAATGTGTGCGACGAGATCGAGTACGACATGAAACTGTTCCCGAACCTGAAGGAGATCATGTTCGAGGACGATACGTTGACGATGCGCAGTTCGCAGGACCGTCTGGTGGAGTTGTGCGAGGCGATGATTCGGCGCAATCTCGGCATCTCGTGGAGCGCGAACGCGCGCGTGGACGTAAACGACCTTGAAGTCTTGAAGTTGATGAAACGATCCGGTTGCCGCTGGCTGTGCGTCGGTTTCGAGTTCGGCGATCAGCAGGTCCTGAACAACGTGAAGAAAGGCGCGACCATCGCGCAGATGCACCGGTTCGCGCACAACGCGCACAAGGCGGGCATTCGCGTGCACGGCTGCTTCATGTTCGGCGGGCCGGGCGAGACCATCGAGACCGCGCGCAAGACGCTCGATTTGTCGCGGCAGTTGCCGATCGATACGGCGCAATTCACCGCGGTCGTCGCGTATCCCGGGACCACGTATTACAGATGGGCGCAGGAAAACGGATACCTCAAGCAGACGCGCTGGCGCGACTGGGTGGACGACAACTTCGAGCAGCGCTCGACGCAGGAACTGCCGGGACTGACCGCCGAACAAATCAATGCGTTCATTGACGAGGGATTGCGCAGCTTCTATTTACGGCCCGGGCAAATGTGGCGAATGCTGCGCAACATTCAGAACATGGCCGATCTCCGTGCGAAACTGCACGGTGTGAGGAGTTTTGTGGACTATTTTGGGAACAAGGAAAAAGCCTACGTGGGGTTTGTGGGGAACAACTGA
- a CDS encoding radical SAM protein yields MTPRAGLAPQDEAAPPLPVHDKGGAPIVQPRFGTSPAQEAGIFDTLQTRIMTHWTEARMILERKMPAPRTAIVYPTYVCNQDCLWCEYNAENTNKDLTRVMSKDQLFTLCDDLRALGVRGVEFCGGGEPTLHPHLAELVRKMKSEGTSIGLLTNGTKLKGELASALVDCASYVRVGFDGATPETANRVKRPKTPEARFEAVCENIVGMLALRRERSTGVRISVKVVLDSNNYHEVEECVRLAIRLGVDSVQFKAARLVASELNQEQSESVNSQMAELRRKYPQMPIVGGTDKINMTTKCWLTPLQLTVDPMGEVYLCCYYRHRKEKHSIGNCFTTPLDELWYSQDHWDAIDGIEPHECNNLDCRFVKYNQILDEAMLHNDMQYEFI; encoded by the coding sequence ATGACGCCACGCGCAGGTCTCGCTCCCCAGGACGAAGCAGCGCCTCCGCTGCCCGTGCACGACAAGGGCGGCGCGCCGATTGTGCAACCGCGCTTCGGGACGAGTCCGGCCCAGGAGGCCGGCATTTTCGATACGCTCCAGACGCGCATTATGACGCACTGGACGGAGGCGCGCATGATTCTCGAGCGCAAAATGCCCGCGCCTCGCACTGCTATTGTCTACCCGACCTACGTGTGCAACCAAGATTGTCTGTGGTGCGAGTACAACGCCGAAAACACGAACAAAGACCTGACGCGCGTGATGTCGAAGGACCAGTTATTCACGCTGTGTGACGACCTGCGCGCTCTGGGCGTGCGCGGCGTCGAATTCTGCGGCGGAGGCGAGCCGACACTGCACCCGCACCTCGCGGAACTCGTGCGCAAGATGAAATCAGAAGGCACCAGCATTGGGCTGCTTACGAACGGCACCAAGCTGAAGGGCGAGTTGGCGTCCGCGCTCGTGGATTGCGCGAGTTACGTGCGCGTGGGGTTTGACGGCGCGACCCCGGAAACAGCGAACCGTGTGAAGCGCCCGAAAACGCCGGAGGCCCGTTTCGAGGCGGTCTGCGAAAATATCGTCGGCATGCTGGCGCTGCGGCGCGAACGCAGCACGGGAGTACGCATCAGCGTCAAGGTTGTGCTCGACTCCAATAACTATCACGAAGTCGAGGAGTGCGTGCGGCTGGCGATTCGACTCGGTGTCGATTCGGTTCAGTTCAAGGCCGCGCGTCTGGTCGCGTCCGAATTGAATCAAGAACAAAGCGAATCGGTGAACAGTCAAATGGCCGAATTGCGCCGGAAATACCCTCAGATGCCCATCGTCGGTGGAACCGATAAGATCAACATGACGACCAAGTGCTGGCTAACGCCCTTGCAGCTTACCGTCGATCCCATGGGCGAGGTATACCTGTGCTGCTACTACCGGCACCGTAAGGAGAAGCACTCGATCGGCAATTGTTTCACGACGCCGCTGGACGAGCTTTGGTACAGCCAGGATCATTGGGATGCGATTGACGGAATCGAGCCGCACGAGTGCAACAATCTCGATTGCCGATTTGTGAAATACAATCAAATCCTGGACGAGGCAATGCTGCACAACGACATGCAGTACGAATTCATTTGA
- a CDS encoding radical SAM protein has protein sequence MRVLLLNPPGPFCRAGSRWPHGRKPKKTGIDYHPFPFQLAYATSHLTADGHEARLIDCIALGMSLDELSAEAHSFQPDIVFMETSAPSWQFDLETMRRIGRPTIAGGAHATATPSDHLDAGFAAVIRGEYDQVVSDALLIEPRPWLATVTQPNAEYAPLIRDLDDIPLPPWESMAMEKYNDPFCMGRSVTVLTSRGCPLECGFCTIAPFEGKRNYRRRDPKRVCDEIQLLIERYRPDEVYFDDDTITINRRHILALCEEYASRKFGIPFSCMGNAVIERDVIEAMARAGCRAIKFGVESGDPEVLRQIPKDQKPEDVARTVRDCRTFGIQTHANFLVGLPGETRESAVRSIEFALRLNTHTLQFAIATPYPGTAFYDNAKRNGWLTKDSWMQFDPSGEAVVSYPGYSADDIAAMYDFAWRRWQWHMMTRRPRTLLHHFGNAFRREGLGGMLRLGRYSAERFLKVVGSH, from the coding sequence GTGCGCGTACTACTGCTAAATCCGCCCGGGCCATTCTGCCGCGCTGGTTCACGCTGGCCGCATGGGCGCAAGCCGAAGAAGACGGGGATTGATTATCACCCGTTTCCGTTCCAGCTTGCATACGCAACGTCGCACTTGACCGCGGACGGCCACGAAGCGCGCCTGATCGACTGCATCGCGCTCGGCATGTCGCTCGATGAGTTGTCCGCCGAGGCGCATTCCTTCCAGCCGGACATTGTATTCATGGAGACGAGTGCGCCGAGCTGGCAATTCGACCTTGAAACAATGCGGCGTATAGGCCGGCCGACAATCGCGGGCGGCGCACATGCAACAGCGACGCCATCGGATCACCTCGATGCAGGCTTCGCGGCAGTTATTCGCGGAGAATACGACCAGGTAGTCTCGGATGCGCTGTTGATCGAACCGCGCCCCTGGTTGGCGACCGTGACTCAGCCCAACGCCGAATACGCGCCGTTGATCCGCGATCTCGACGACATCCCGCTTCCGCCGTGGGAATCGATGGCAATGGAAAAATACAACGACCCATTTTGCATGGGCCGCTCGGTGACGGTGCTTACGTCGCGCGGCTGCCCACTCGAGTGCGGGTTCTGCACCATCGCACCCTTCGAAGGCAAGCGCAATTACCGCCGCCGCGACCCGAAACGCGTGTGCGACGAGATTCAACTGCTGATCGAGCGCTACCGGCCGGACGAAGTCTACTTTGACGACGATACAATTACGATAAATCGCAGGCATATCCTGGCTTTGTGCGAGGAGTATGCATCCCGCAAGTTTGGCATTCCCTTTAGTTGCATGGGGAATGCGGTCATCGAGCGCGACGTAATCGAAGCGATGGCGCGCGCCGGATGCCGCGCAATCAAGTTCGGCGTGGAAAGCGGCGACCCGGAGGTACTTCGTCAAATCCCCAAGGACCAGAAACCGGAAGACGTTGCGCGCACTGTGCGCGACTGCCGGACATTCGGTATACAGACACACGCCAATTTCTTGGTAGGTCTACCCGGGGAAACGCGTGAAAGCGCCGTGCGAAGCATCGAATTTGCGCTGCGCCTCAACACGCACACACTGCAATTCGCCATCGCCACTCCGTATCCCGGCACGGCGTTCTACGATAATGCCAAGCGCAATGGATGGTTGACCAAAGATAGCTGGATGCAGTTCGACCCCTCCGGCGAAGCCGTGGTGTCGTATCCCGGATACTCGGCCGACGACATCGCCGCGATGTACGACTTCGCGTGGCGGCGGTGGCAGTGGCACATGATGACGCGGCGCCCGCGCACCTTGCTGCACCATTTTGGCAATGCGTTCCGCCGCGAGGGTTTGGGAGGCATGTTGCGGCTGGGCCGCTACAGCGCGGAGCGGTTTCTCAAAGTGGTAGGTTCGCACTGA
- a CDS encoding B12-binding domain-containing radical SAM protein — protein sequence MKIALINPSVPKSLKKENLGLAYLSATLQADGHQTRIIDEIAGDDVWQGLDEFRPDIAGISFMTMYALRAYEIADRIKKERGLTVVMGGAHPTAMPEEAIQHGDCVIRGEAEWTFPRAITSGKLEGIIEPEVPAELDTLPEPRRDQLNLDLYAAAGEEIAGFSYRTLGIITSRGCPFVCNYCINSKRETQLRFHSADRVVEEIKYLVDRHHIESIAFYDELMATDIDRFRDICEAMIAHNLHNLKWECQIHARRIRPDVLRLMKRAGCIQITIGFESGSQRMLDRMVKHATVEQNLQAARYIHEAGLRVRGCFIIGTPGETEEDVELTRQFIKQAEIDFASIHYLTPYPGTALFDEFKDRIMGSGVTWDKFTAGDPDTFNCNENMPPALQKRLFLQLSARQAFRNYSWSEMAKRAIKNPRHALHVVSNMI from the coding sequence ATGAAGATCGCGCTCATCAACCCAAGTGTGCCGAAATCGCTCAAGAAGGAGAACTTGGGCCTCGCCTACCTTTCCGCAACGCTCCAGGCCGACGGACATCAGACACGCATCATAGACGAAATCGCGGGCGACGACGTGTGGCAGGGTCTCGACGAATTTCGGCCTGACATTGCCGGCATATCGTTCATGACCATGTATGCGCTGCGCGCGTATGAGATCGCTGATCGCATCAAAAAGGAACGCGGGCTGACGGTCGTCATGGGCGGCGCGCACCCGACGGCGATGCCCGAGGAGGCGATTCAGCACGGCGACTGTGTGATCCGCGGCGAGGCGGAATGGACATTTCCACGGGCGATCACCAGCGGCAAGCTCGAGGGAATCATCGAGCCTGAGGTGCCGGCGGAACTCGACACGCTACCCGAACCGCGCCGCGATCAACTCAACCTCGATTTGTACGCGGCAGCGGGGGAGGAGATAGCGGGATTTTCCTATCGTACGCTGGGCATTATCACGAGCCGCGGGTGTCCGTTCGTCTGCAATTACTGCATCAACTCGAAGCGCGAAACGCAATTGCGCTTTCACAGCGCGGACCGCGTGGTGGAAGAAATCAAATACCTCGTCGATCGTCACCACATTGAGAGCATCGCGTTCTACGATGAGTTAATGGCCACCGACATCGACCGCTTCCGCGACATTTGCGAGGCGATGATCGCTCACAATCTGCACAACCTCAAATGGGAGTGCCAAATCCACGCCCGGCGCATTCGCCCGGACGTACTTCGCCTGATGAAGCGCGCGGGGTGCATTCAAATCACGATCGGCTTCGAGAGCGGCAGCCAGCGCATGCTCGACCGGATGGTGAAGCACGCGACCGTCGAACAAAACCTGCAGGCGGCCCGATATATTCACGAGGCGGGATTGCGCGTGCGCGGGTGCTTCATCATCGGCACACCGGGCGAAACGGAGGAAGACGTCGAACTGACGCGCCAGTTCATCAAGCAGGCCGAAATCGATTTTGCATCGATTCACTACCTGACGCCGTACCCGGGGACCGCCCTATTCGACGAGTTCAAGGACCGGATCATGGGCTCTGGCGTAACGTGGGACAAGTTTACGGCCGGCGATCCCGATACGTTCAACTGCAACGAAAACATGCCGCCCGCGCTTCAAAAGCGATTGTTCTTGCAACTCAGCGCGCGCCAGGCGTTCCGCAATTACAGTTGGTCGGAGATGGCGAAACGCGCGATCAAGAATCCGCGTCACGCCCTCCATGTGGTCTCGAATATGATCTGA
- a CDS encoding RbsD or FucU transport → MLMQRLLHPDIVEALAAAGHGARVLITDGNYPASTRLGENASLVYLNLAPGILRVTDVLSVLVSSIPIEDAAVMEPEDGPEPPIFREFAHMLPGLELTRFGRFEFYEEASGPDTCLQIVTGDQRLYANLLLTIGVVAG, encoded by the coding sequence ATGCTGATGCAACGTTTACTGCACCCGGACATTGTCGAGGCGCTGGCCGCCGCAGGCCACGGCGCGCGCGTACTTATCACGGACGGCAACTACCCCGCGAGCACCCGCCTGGGCGAGAATGCCTCGCTGGTCTATTTGAACCTCGCGCCGGGGATATTGCGCGTGACCGATGTGTTGTCGGTGCTCGTTTCCTCGATTCCAATCGAGGACGCGGCCGTTATGGAACCGGAAGACGGACCGGAGCCCCCTATTTTTCGGGAGTTCGCCCACATGCTCCCCGGCTTGGAACTGACCCGATTCGGGCGTTTTGAATTCTACGAGGAGGCCTCGGGCCCTGATACGTGCCTGCAAATTGTGACTGGAGACCAGCGCCTCTACGCGAACCTTCTCCTGACTATCGGAGTCGTCGCGGGATAA